A section of the Streptomyces sp. NBC_00178 genome encodes:
- the ddaH gene encoding dimethylargininase has translation MTRDATPRRYLMCAPVHFEVTYSINPWMDPSKPVDLPLANTQWEDLRDRYRALGHTVELLTPRPDLPDMVFAANGATVVDGRVLGALFAYRERFAEAEAHRDWFRSHGFTEIHEPDHVNEGEGDFAVTSSYVLAGRGFRSSPLSHGEAQEFFGRPVIGLDLVDPRYYHLDTALCVLDDAADEIMYYPGAFSPGSRRVLARLFPDALTAREADAAAFGLNAVSDGRHVLLPQGAVGLFDPLRDRGFEPLPMDLSELLKGGGSVKCCTQELRP, from the coding sequence ATGACCCGTGACGCCACCCCTCGTCGCTACCTGATGTGCGCCCCGGTCCACTTCGAGGTCACGTACTCCATCAACCCGTGGATGGACCCGTCGAAGCCCGTGGACCTGCCCCTGGCCAACACCCAGTGGGAGGACCTGCGCGACCGCTACCGGGCGCTCGGCCACACCGTCGAACTCCTCACCCCGCGCCCCGACCTGCCCGACATGGTGTTCGCCGCCAACGGCGCGACGGTCGTCGACGGGCGCGTCCTGGGTGCCCTGTTCGCCTACCGCGAGCGCTTCGCGGAGGCCGAGGCGCACCGCGACTGGTTCCGGTCCCACGGCTTCACCGAGATCCACGAGCCGGACCACGTCAACGAGGGCGAGGGCGACTTCGCCGTGACCTCGTCGTACGTCCTGGCCGGACGCGGCTTCCGGTCCAGCCCGCTCTCGCACGGTGAGGCGCAGGAGTTCTTCGGGCGCCCGGTGATCGGCCTCGACCTGGTGGACCCGCGCTACTACCACCTGGACACCGCGCTGTGCGTGCTCGACGACGCGGCCGACGAGATCATGTACTACCCGGGGGCGTTCTCGCCCGGCAGCCGCAGGGTGCTGGCCCGGCTCTTCCCCGACGCGCTGACCGCCAGGGAGGCGGACGCCGCGGCGTTCGGCCTCAACGCGGTGAGCGACGGACGGCACGTGCTGCTGCCGCAGGGCGCCGTGGGGCTCTTCGACCCGCTGCGCGACCGGGGCTTCGAGCCGCTTCCGATGGACCTGAGCGAGTTGCTCAAGGGCGGTGGCAGCGTGAAGTGCTGCACCCAGGAGCTGCGGCCCTGA
- a CDS encoding small ribosomal subunit Rsm22 family protein — protein sequence MNDTLPTAESLRAALSALLDGLPPSQAAQAVDRLIASYRGTTPTDVPVLRDRSDVAAYAAYRMPATFEAVRSCLDAFREAAPGWTPATHTDIGGGTGAAAWAVAGAWDGPRTTVLDWAEPALTLGRELAEASGIPGLRAAVWQRARIGTALDLAPTDLVTVSYVLKELTPEDRVALVDAAAAAAQAVVVVEPGTPDGYARVIEARDRLIAAGLSVAAPCPHDGTCPIEPGTDWCHFSARVSRSSLHRRVKGGTLSHEDEKFSYVVATRFPTAPASARVTRRPQIRKGQVLLELCTLEEGLRRATVTKRHGSLYRAARDTAWGDAWPPPGTDERP from the coding sequence GTGAACGACACCCTCCCCACCGCGGAATCCCTGCGCGCGGCGCTGTCAGCACTGCTGGACGGACTGCCGCCGTCCCAGGCCGCGCAGGCGGTCGACCGGCTGATCGCCAGTTACCGCGGGACCACCCCCACCGACGTTCCGGTGCTCCGGGACCGCTCGGACGTCGCCGCGTACGCCGCGTACCGCATGCCCGCGACCTTCGAGGCCGTACGGTCCTGCCTCGACGCGTTCCGCGAGGCCGCCCCCGGGTGGACGCCCGCCACGCACACCGACATCGGCGGCGGCACGGGTGCGGCGGCCTGGGCGGTCGCCGGGGCGTGGGACGGGCCGCGGACGACGGTGCTGGACTGGGCCGAGCCCGCCCTCACGCTCGGCCGTGAGCTGGCCGAGGCGTCCGGCATCCCCGGCCTGCGCGCCGCGGTCTGGCAGCGGGCACGGATCGGCACCGCCCTGGACCTCGCGCCCACCGACCTGGTGACGGTGTCGTACGTGCTCAAGGAGCTCACGCCCGAGGACCGGGTCGCCCTCGTGGACGCCGCGGCGGCGGCCGCCCAGGCGGTGGTCGTCGTCGAGCCCGGCACCCCCGACGGCTACGCCCGCGTCATCGAGGCCCGGGACCGGCTGATCGCCGCGGGGCTGAGCGTCGCGGCGCCCTGCCCGCACGACGGCACCTGCCCCATCGAGCCCGGCACCGACTGGTGCCACTTCTCGGCGCGGGTCAGCCGTTCGTCGCTCCACCGCCGGGTCAAGGGGGGCACCCTCAGCCACGAGGACGAGAAGTTCAGCTACGTCGTCGCGACGCGCTTCCCGACCGCCCCCGCCTCCGCCCGCGTCACGCGCAGGCCGCAGATCCGCAAGGGGCAGGTGCTGCTGGAGCTCTGCACGCTGGAGGAGGGCCTGCGGCGCGCCACGGTCACCAAGCGGCACGGCTCGCTCTACCGTGCCGCCCGGGACACCGCGTGGGGTGACGCGTGGCCGCCGCCCGGGACCGACGAGCGGCCCTGA